The Comamonas sp. GB3 AK4-5 genome includes a region encoding these proteins:
- the tsaA gene encoding tRNA (N6-threonylcarbamoyladenosine(37)-N6)-methyltransferase TrmO encodes MNKPAAPAAPIAMQALGYVRSPFHSVQGMPIQTVAAAEVEGQLQVLPQFQPGLRDIEGFEYLIFITHLHQAVEKLEVVPFMDNSSHGVFATRAPARPNRIGLSIVQLTKVESGCLYFKGNDMLDGTPVLDIKPYVPALDQRHTERIGWFQQGLQKLPSTQSDDRMR; translated from the coding sequence ATGAATAAACCCGCAGCCCCAGCGGCCCCCATCGCCATGCAAGCCCTTGGCTATGTGCGCAGTCCTTTTCACTCGGTACAAGGCATGCCCATCCAGACCGTGGCGGCCGCGGAGGTCGAAGGGCAGCTGCAAGTCTTGCCGCAGTTCCAGCCTGGCCTGCGCGACATCGAGGGATTCGAGTACCTGATCTTCATCACCCATCTACACCAGGCCGTGGAGAAGCTGGAGGTTGTGCCCTTTATGGACAACAGCAGCCACGGCGTGTTTGCCACCCGCGCGCCGGCCCGGCCCAACCGCATCGGCCTGTCTATCGTGCAGCTGACCAAGGTAGAGAGCGGCTGCCTCTACTTCAAGGGCAATGACATGCTTGACGGCACGCCGGTGCTGGACATCAAGCCCTATGTGCCGGCCCTGGACCAGCGCCACACCGAGCGCATAGGCTGGTTTCAGCAAGGCCTGCAAAAGCTGCCTTCCACCCAGTCGGATGACCGGATGCGCTAG
- the modA gene encoding molybdate ABC transporter substrate-binding protein translates to MLLRLFLGCVAAAFSLSVWASDSLLIAAGAGYRKPVLELLQAFTSATGFKAEASFGNMKQVEVQAKQNTDIQLLIGDRAFLEPMQLSQRFEHLGTGRLVLATAKAHPLSSITELGQARFQRIAVPDRSKAVYGKAAFSCLQQQGLMQAVGSKLMEVATVPQVSAYLVTGEVDAGFINATEAQALKDKVGASIAIDPACHDPIELSLAVLEGRDRSPAAQAFIAFITTPQARQVMQRHGL, encoded by the coding sequence ATGTTGCTACGTCTTTTTCTCGGCTGCGTTGCAGCTGCCTTCAGCTTGTCCGTCTGGGCCAGCGACAGCCTCTTGATTGCCGCCGGCGCCGGTTACCGCAAGCCGGTGCTGGAGTTGCTGCAGGCCTTCACCAGCGCCACGGGCTTCAAGGCCGAAGCCAGCTTCGGCAATATGAAGCAGGTCGAAGTGCAGGCCAAGCAAAACACCGACATCCAGCTGCTGATTGGCGACCGGGCTTTTCTGGAGCCCATGCAGCTTAGCCAGCGCTTTGAGCACCTGGGCACCGGCCGCCTGGTGCTGGCCACCGCCAAGGCCCACCCGCTCAGCTCCATCACCGAGCTGGGCCAGGCCCGGTTCCAACGCATTGCCGTGCCAGACCGCAGCAAGGCCGTCTATGGCAAGGCCGCTTTCAGCTGCCTGCAGCAGCAGGGGCTGATGCAGGCCGTGGGCAGCAAATTGATGGAAGTGGCCACCGTGCCCCAGGTCAGTGCCTATCTGGTGACCGGCGAAGTGGATGCCGGCTTTATCAATGCCACCGAAGCACAGGCTTTGAAGGACAAGGTCGGCGCCAGCATCGCCATAGACCCCGCATGCCATGACCCCATAGAGCTGAGCCTGGCCGTACTGGAAGGCCGCGACCGCAGCCCCGCCGCCCAGGCATTCATCGCCTTCATCACGACGCCGCAAGCCCGCCAGGTCATGCAGCGCCACGGGCTCTGA
- a CDS encoding molybdate ABC transporter permease subunit has protein sequence METPLLCASAPLWLTAEVIAWSLLLQLLLGGSLAWLLARRTGALYQLLDLLVTLPLVFPPIVLGYGILLLLGRQGWLAQWLPEALQPHIVFTPTGLVIAAFVAGLPLMIKPAQNAFAATPASLREASATLGCTPWQTFWQVELPLAQRGLAAGLVLAGGRALGEVGLSLMLGGNIVGRTETLSLAIFNQVLDGNLDCANQLSLLLCLLAVPVFLLLRRLGTV, from the coding sequence GTGGAAACCCCGCTGCTGTGCGCCAGCGCGCCCCTGTGGCTCACGGCCGAGGTCATTGCCTGGAGTCTGCTGCTACAACTGCTCCTGGGTGGCAGCCTGGCCTGGTTGCTGGCACGCCGCACGGGCGCGCTCTACCAGTTGCTGGATCTGCTGGTCACCCTGCCCCTGGTCTTTCCGCCCATTGTGCTGGGCTATGGCATTTTGCTGCTGCTGGGGCGCCAGGGCTGGCTGGCACAGTGGCTGCCTGAGGCGCTGCAGCCCCATATCGTCTTCACCCCCACGGGCCTGGTGATTGCGGCCTTTGTGGCCGGCCTGCCGCTGATGATCAAGCCGGCGCAGAACGCCTTTGCCGCCACCCCGGCCAGCCTGCGCGAAGCCTCGGCCACCCTGGGCTGCACGCCCTGGCAGACTTTCTGGCAGGTGGAGCTGCCCCTGGCCCAGCGCGGCCTGGCCGCCGGCCTGGTGCTCGCGGGTGGCCGCGCCCTCGGTGAAGTCGGCCTGTCCCTGATGCTGGGCGGCAACATCGTGGGCCGCACCGAAACCTTGTCGCTGGCCATCTTCAACCAGGTGCTGGATGGCAATCTGGACTGCGCCAACCAGCTCTCCCTGCTGCTGTGCCTGCTGGCCGTTCCCGTGTTCTTGCTGCTGCGCAGACTGGGCACGGTGTGA
- a CDS encoding linear amide C-N hydrolase, which produces MKKETLRIRPKLAALLLGTASLAAISSAWACTRLVFLGANGQVVTARSMDWKSDIVSNLWVLPRGMERNGQTGANTLRWTSKYGSVITSGYDISTTDGVNEAGLAANLLWLVESQYPEFDASSKPGLTIAAWAQYVLDNFATVQEAVEALQKQPYTIVSDNVPGENRLTTLHLSMSDASGDSAIVEYIGGKQVIHHSRSYQVMTNSPTFDQQLALNTYWQQIGGTTMLPGTNRAADRFARASFYVNALPKEQTPNKTLASVFSVIRNVSVPYGISTPDQPNISSTRWRTVFDHQRKLYFFESALTPNTFWVDLKALDFSKPTGKVLKLDLGADQSHTFSGDATKQFKPSAPFQFLGI; this is translated from the coding sequence ATGAAGAAAGAAACGCTACGCATTCGCCCCAAACTTGCCGCCCTGCTGTTGGGCACGGCCAGCCTGGCCGCCATCTCCAGCGCCTGGGCCTGCACGCGCCTGGTGTTTCTCGGCGCTAATGGCCAGGTGGTCACCGCCCGCTCCATGGACTGGAAGAGTGACATCGTCAGCAACCTCTGGGTGCTGCCGCGCGGCATGGAGCGCAATGGCCAGACCGGCGCCAACACCCTGCGCTGGACCTCCAAATACGGCAGCGTCATCACCTCGGGCTATGACATCTCCACCACCGATGGCGTGAACGAGGCCGGGCTGGCCGCCAACCTGCTGTGGCTGGTGGAATCGCAATACCCGGAGTTTGATGCCAGCAGCAAGCCGGGCCTGACGATTGCGGCCTGGGCCCAGTATGTGCTGGACAACTTTGCCACCGTGCAAGAGGCCGTGGAGGCACTGCAAAAGCAGCCCTACACCATCGTCTCGGACAATGTGCCGGGTGAGAACCGCCTGACCACGCTGCACCTGTCCATGTCCGACGCCAGCGGCGACAGCGCCATCGTGGAATACATAGGCGGCAAGCAGGTGATTCACCACAGCCGCTCCTACCAGGTGATGACCAACTCGCCCACCTTCGACCAGCAGCTGGCCCTCAACACCTATTGGCAGCAAATCGGCGGCACCACCATGCTGCCGGGCACCAACCGCGCCGCAGACCGCTTTGCCCGTGCCTCGTTCTATGTGAATGCCCTGCCCAAGGAGCAGACACCGAACAAGACCCTGGCCAGCGTGTTCAGCGTGATCCGCAACGTGTCCGTGCCCTACGGCATCAGCACGCCGGACCAGCCCAATATCTCTTCCACCCGCTGGCGCACGGTGTTTGACCACCAGCGCAAGCTGTACTTCTTTGAGTCGGCGCTGACGCCCAACACCTTCTGGGTAGACCTCAAGGCCCTGGACTTCAGCAAACCCACGGGCAAGGTGCTCAAGCTGGATCTGGGTGCAGACCAGAGCCACACCTTCTCGGGCGACGCCACCAAGCAGTTCAAGCCCTCGGCGCCATTCCAGTTCCTGGGGATTTAA
- a CDS encoding sigma-54-dependent transcriptional regulator, translating into MNSTSAAQTGMTTSVATSGHILLVDDEPAYQRLGASFLRQLGYRVSVAGDVDEALQAFADDPPHVVLLDLAMPPSMDPEAGLSLIPRFASAVVVVLSGHGDRDTALRAVELGVWDFLVKPIDPEMLRMVVMRAMHKARLDAELRTLRAAKSGGDPDAMGLVGQTPAMQQLRAMVRRVGGTSVNLMVLGPTGTGKELVARALHQCSARRDGPFAIVHCGALSAELLESELFGHLKGSFTGAHRDQQGLVEIAHGGTLFLDEVGEMPALMQVKLLRFLQEGTFMPVGGRQEKKSDVRVVAATHRDLDAMVREGSFREDLFYRLKGMVLRTPALAERSADVPLLAARFLQGVAPSARFSADALQWLQAREWPGNVRQLKAVVESAGELVLPEHPCVEADLLGFASGESTQLPETPQDAAQGSAPKNTALGSMDAALLELETRMIREAMAQSGGNQSEAARVLGISRVGLIKKLTRLGLR; encoded by the coding sequence ATGAATAGCACCAGCGCGGCCCAGACTGGCATGACCACATCGGTGGCGACCTCGGGGCATATTTTGTTGGTGGACGACGAGCCCGCCTACCAGCGGCTGGGCGCATCGTTTTTGCGCCAGCTGGGCTATCGCGTATCGGTGGCCGGGGATGTGGACGAGGCCTTGCAGGCCTTTGCAGACGACCCGCCCCATGTGGTGCTGCTCGATCTGGCCATGCCGCCCAGCATGGACCCCGAGGCCGGGCTGTCGCTGATTCCGCGCTTTGCATCGGCCGTGGTGGTGGTGCTCAGCGGCCATGGCGACCGCGACACTGCGCTGCGTGCGGTCGAGCTGGGGGTCTGGGACTTTCTGGTCAAACCCATAGATCCCGAGATGCTGCGCATGGTGGTGATGCGCGCCATGCACAAGGCGCGGCTGGATGCCGAACTGCGGACCTTGCGCGCCGCCAAGAGCGGCGGCGATCCCGACGCCATGGGCCTGGTCGGCCAGACCCCGGCCATGCAGCAGCTGCGTGCCATGGTGCGGCGCGTGGGGGGCACCTCGGTCAATCTGATGGTGCTGGGGCCCACGGGCACGGGCAAGGAACTGGTGGCCCGCGCCCTGCACCAGTGCAGCGCGCGGCGCGATGGGCCGTTTGCCATCGTCCACTGCGGTGCGCTGTCGGCAGAGCTGCTGGAGAGCGAGCTGTTCGGTCACCTCAAGGGAAGCTTTACCGGCGCCCACCGTGACCAGCAAGGGCTGGTGGAAATCGCCCATGGCGGCACCTTGTTTTTGGACGAGGTGGGCGAGATGCCGGCGCTGATGCAGGTGAAGCTGCTACGCTTTTTGCAGGAAGGCACCTTTATGCCGGTGGGCGGGCGGCAGGAGAAAAAATCCGATGTGCGTGTGGTGGCCGCCACCCACCGCGACCTGGACGCCATGGTGCGCGAGGGTAGCTTTCGGGAAGATCTTTTCTATCGCTTGAAAGGCATGGTGCTGCGCACGCCCGCGCTGGCCGAACGCAGCGCCGATGTGCCTTTGCTGGCCGCCCGCTTTCTGCAGGGCGTGGCGCCCAGTGCCCGCTTCAGTGCCGATGCTCTGCAGTGGCTGCAAGCGCGGGAATGGCCAGGCAATGTGCGGCAGCTGAAGGCCGTGGTGGAATCGGCGGGTGAGCTGGTGCTGCCCGAACACCCCTGTGTGGAGGCCGATCTGCTGGGCTTTGCCAGCGGAGAGAGCACGCAGCTGCCCGAAACACCGCAGGATGCGGCGCAGGGCAGTGCGCCAAAAAACACCGCCCTCGGCAGCATGGATGCCGCGCTGCTGGAGCTGGAGACGCGCATGATCCGCGAGGCCATGGCCCAGTCCGGTGGCAACCAGTCCGAAGCGGCCCGGGTGCTGGGTATCTCGCGCGTGGGCCTGATCAAAAAACTCACGCGCCTGGGGCTCAGATAA
- a CDS encoding sensor histidine kinase — protein MAIHIALLLTLLETLALSAVLLLWAKQVQGARLLVVFLAGVATWIVGNELPNWAGIATAPLAMALLSTLPLTSAAFLHFCLIFCQSAIPRRWIYAAYAVAALAALNALLRSPGSFEHFEPFTGVEWVVVPNHVGWTTSLVWSCFAALGIGALLLAFWRTDLAQRRRQIAAVAISCAWGLMAMSGYAFAALQIPLYPWQVLTAPAYPVILVYGILRYRVFVANVWARRALASAILVGLGALVVALAVALPFAFLESRWVVAVGVAAVTLALRGPVWRFAERLIYPGGMPSAEDLRSWRTQLGRVSTMDALERAAQQLLSRRMGMEIAVQLRRGEQSTGHTMHPASQPSLQCAKTGDGGWQIQLLGFEEAPPGQRHLAELFGSIVADACASVEHAEQARLLERETQLQARLAELGSLATTVAHDLRNPLNIIAMAVAMAPQDTRQEVGEQIARISRLTEDLLDYAKPWQLHAMQTDITQRVRSLVRRMPEVELGPGLQSPCPAWLDPVRFDQAVVNLLTNAQSARQSTSSLAASPRVWVDAECSPDAVLLHVCDDGAGIPDDLRERLFQPFASRSPGGTGLGLAIVARIMGAHGGTAALTERAPWHTCFTLTFPMKENPTP, from the coding sequence ATGGCCATTCACATTGCTTTGCTGCTGACCTTGTTGGAAACGCTCGCGCTGAGCGCGGTGCTGTTGCTGTGGGCCAAGCAGGTCCAGGGCGCGCGGCTGCTGGTGGTGTTCTTGGCAGGTGTGGCCACCTGGATCGTGGGCAACGAGCTGCCCAACTGGGCCGGCATTGCCACAGCGCCGCTGGCTATGGCCTTGCTGTCCACACTGCCGCTGACCTCGGCGGCGTTTTTGCATTTCTGCCTCATCTTCTGCCAGTCAGCGATACCCAGGCGCTGGATTTACGCGGCCTATGCGGTGGCTGCGTTGGCGGCCTTGAACGCCTTGCTGCGCTCGCCGGGCAGCTTTGAACACTTTGAACCGTTTACGGGCGTGGAGTGGGTAGTGGTGCCCAACCATGTGGGCTGGACCACCAGCCTGGTCTGGAGCTGCTTTGCCGCCCTGGGCATTGGGGCGTTGCTGCTGGCGTTCTGGCGCACGGACTTGGCCCAGCGCAGGCGGCAGATTGCGGCCGTAGCCATTTCTTGCGCCTGGGGGCTGATGGCCATGTCGGGCTATGCGTTTGCGGCCCTGCAGATTCCGCTCTATCCCTGGCAGGTGCTGACCGCGCCGGCCTACCCGGTGATCCTGGTCTACGGCATCCTGCGCTACCGCGTGTTCGTGGCCAATGTCTGGGCGCGGCGGGCGCTGGCGTCGGCCATCTTGGTGGGGCTGGGGGCCTTGGTGGTGGCGCTGGCCGTGGCCCTGCCTTTTGCCTTTTTGGAGTCGCGCTGGGTGGTGGCCGTGGGCGTGGCGGCTGTCACGCTGGCCTTGCGCGGGCCGGTATGGCGTTTTGCCGAGCGCCTGATTTATCCGGGGGGCATGCCTTCGGCCGAGGATTTGCGCAGTTGGCGCACGCAGCTCGGCCGGGTCAGCACCATGGATGCGTTGGAGCGCGCAGCGCAGCAACTGCTGTCGCGGCGCATGGGCATGGAGATCGCGGTGCAGCTGCGGCGCGGTGAACAGAGCACCGGCCACACCATGCACCCTGCATCGCAGCCCAGCTTGCAATGTGCCAAAACTGGAGATGGCGGCTGGCAGATCCAGTTGCTGGGCTTTGAGGAAGCACCACCCGGCCAGCGCCATCTGGCCGAGCTGTTTGGCAGCATCGTGGCGGATGCCTGCGCATCTGTGGAGCATGCGGAGCAAGCCAGGCTGCTGGAACGTGAGACACAGCTGCAGGCACGCCTGGCCGAGCTGGGCTCGCTGGCCACCACGGTGGCCCATGACTTGCGCAATCCGCTGAACATCATCGCCATGGCCGTGGCCATGGCGCCGCAGGACACGCGCCAGGAAGTGGGCGAGCAGATAGCGCGCATTTCGCGGCTGACCGAAGACCTGCTGGACTACGCCAAGCCCTGGCAGCTGCATGCCATGCAAACCGATATCACGCAGCGGGTGCGCAGCCTGGTGCGCCGCATGCCCGAGGTGGAGCTGGGGCCTGGGCTGCAGAGCCCATGCCCAGCCTGGCTGGACCCGGTGCGTTTTGACCAGGCCGTGGTGAATCTGCTCACCAACGCCCAATCTGCTCGCCAGTCCACGTCTTCCTTGGCTGCCAGCCCGCGCGTGTGGGTCGATGCCGAGTGCAGTCCAGACGCCGTGCTGCTGCATGTTTGCGATGACGGCGCTGGCATTCCTGACGATTTGCGCGAGCGCTTGTTTCAGCCTTTTGCATCGCGCAGCCCGGGTGGCACGGGCCTGGGGCTGGCCATTGTGGCCCGCATCATGGGCGCGCATGGCGGCACGGCTGCGCTGACCGAGCGTGCGCCCTGGCACACCTGTTTCACGCTGACTTTTCCCATGAAAGAGAACCCCACACCATGA
- a CDS encoding DUF4166 domain-containing protein — translation MNTLHHPTAFQADGSHGLAPALDLAALLGEHAWQRLSPAIRRRFAAGHGDVSYQGRMALQTSCMGRLFGFAASLLGSPLAAAQKHAVAATVNVYGDGAGGVVWERRLGLQRVRSTKRLGPDGTLEECTAGGLSMQLDVRVEAGGALVFQSRRYFLLIAGRRITIPAWLTPGTCRVAHQDVGPGQFRFTMDMNHPLWGHTFHQSGVFHDPQPSHAEQD, via the coding sequence ATGAACACCTTGCACCACCCCACCGCATTCCAGGCTGATGGCTCGCATGGCTTGGCTCCGGCACTCGACCTTGCGGCACTTCTCGGCGAGCACGCATGGCAGCGCTTGTCCCCCGCCATCCGCCGGCGCTTTGCGGCAGGCCATGGCGATGTCAGCTACCAGGGCCGCATGGCGCTCCAGACCTCGTGCATGGGCCGCCTCTTTGGCTTTGCCGCCAGCCTGCTTGGCAGCCCGCTGGCCGCTGCGCAAAAGCATGCCGTGGCCGCCACGGTGAATGTGTACGGCGACGGCGCGGGCGGCGTGGTCTGGGAGCGCCGACTGGGCCTCCAACGCGTGCGCTCCACCAAGCGCCTGGGCCCTGACGGCACGCTGGAGGAATGCACGGCCGGTGGCCTGTCCATGCAGCTGGATGTGCGCGTGGAAGCCGGTGGTGCGCTGGTGTTCCAAAGCCGCCGCTATTTCCTGCTGATTGCAGGGCGGCGCATCACGATTCCCGCCTGGCTCACGCCCGGCACCTGCCGCGTAGCCCACCAGGACGTAGGCCCCGGCCAATTCCGCTTCACGATGGACATGAACCACCCGCTGTGGGGCCACACCTTCCACCAAAGCGGCGTCTTCCACGACCCGCAACCCAGCCACGCTGAACAAGATTGA
- a CDS encoding TIGR01777 family oxidoreductase, translating into MTMTPLLFALLTLQTLLGGFDNLWHHELHARLPQRSSARHELRLHAAREAIYGLLFAAFAWVQLQGWWAALALALLLVEMVVTVADFLEEDRSRTLPPFERALHTVLTVSYGLLLGLLGPQLWAASSLPTELVLTYHGLWTWFFSVAAIGVLIWSVRNTMAVVQLGQRAAAETTIASAPQAINASTVLVTGGTGFVGSALVKRLQHEGRRVIVLSRDTVQARSLFGNSLWVVDRLADIPSETRIDSIVHLAGAGILGGPWTKSRRRQLLDSRLHITRELLALMARMERAPEALICASAVGYYGTAHGSTRIDESAAAEPGRFQSDLCIAIENEARRAETLGTRVVCLRPGIVLGDAGGALAPQALAARLGLGSIMGSGEQPMPWVHLDDVVGLIRHAMAEPTVQGGLNAVAPEACTQTVFAHALAAAYGRRARLRVPAWALRSALGELSELLLCGQNAAPQKALASGYVFAYPTLATALPQLTGTAVLANPPELHRCEN; encoded by the coding sequence ATGACCATGACCCCCTTGCTTTTTGCCCTGCTCACCCTCCAGACCCTGCTGGGTGGCTTTGACAACCTCTGGCACCACGAGCTGCATGCCCGTCTGCCCCAGCGCAGCTCGGCGCGCCATGAGTTGCGCCTGCACGCCGCGCGCGAAGCCATTTACGGCCTGCTGTTTGCCGCCTTTGCCTGGGTACAGCTGCAAGGCTGGTGGGCCGCCCTGGCCCTGGCCTTGCTGCTGGTGGAGATGGTGGTCACCGTGGCCGACTTTCTGGAAGAAGACCGCAGCCGCACGCTGCCACCCTTTGAACGCGCGCTGCACACCGTGCTCACCGTGAGCTACGGCCTGCTGCTGGGCTTGTTAGGCCCCCAGCTCTGGGCTGCATCCAGCCTGCCCACCGAGCTCGTGCTGACCTACCACGGCCTCTGGACCTGGTTTTTCAGCGTCGCCGCCATCGGCGTGCTGATTTGGAGCGTGCGCAACACCATGGCCGTGGTGCAACTGGGCCAGCGGGCCGCGGCCGAGACCACCATTGCATCGGCCCCACAGGCCATCAATGCATCCACCGTCCTGGTCACCGGTGGCACCGGCTTTGTGGGCAGTGCCCTGGTCAAGCGGCTGCAGCATGAAGGCCGCCGCGTGATCGTGCTCAGTCGCGACACCGTGCAAGCCCGCAGCCTGTTTGGCAACAGCCTCTGGGTGGTGGACCGGCTGGCCGATATTCCATCGGAGACGCGCATCGACAGCATCGTGCACCTGGCCGGCGCCGGCATTCTGGGCGGCCCGTGGACAAAGTCACGCCGCCGCCAGCTGCTGGACAGCCGCTTGCACATCACCCGCGAGCTGCTGGCCCTGATGGCCCGCATGGAGCGCGCACCCGAGGCACTGATCTGCGCCTCCGCTGTGGGCTACTACGGCACCGCCCATGGCAGCACACGCATCGATGAATCCGCCGCAGCCGAGCCTGGGCGCTTCCAGTCGGATCTGTGCATCGCCATCGAAAACGAAGCCCGCCGCGCCGAGACACTGGGCACCCGCGTGGTCTGCCTGCGCCCTGGCATTGTGCTGGGCGATGCCGGCGGCGCCCTGGCCCCGCAAGCACTGGCCGCCAGACTGGGCCTGGGGAGCATCATGGGAAGCGGCGAGCAGCCCATGCCCTGGGTACATCTGGACGATGTGGTGGGCCTGATCCGCCACGCCATGGCCGAGCCCACGGTGCAGGGCGGGCTCAATGCCGTGGCCCCGGAGGCATGCACCCAAACCGTGTTTGCCCATGCACTGGCAGCAGCCTACGGCCGCCGCGCCCGCTTGCGCGTGCCTGCCTGGGCACTGCGCAGCGCGCTGGGCGAGCTGTCGGAGCTGCTGCTGTGCGGACAAAACGCCGCACCGCAAAAGGCCTTGGCCAGCGGCTACGTGTTTGCCTACCCCACGCTGGCAACGGCCTTGCCGCAGCTGACGGGTACCGCCGTGCTCGCCAATCCCCCCGAACTCCACCGCTGCGAGAACTAG
- a CDS encoding IS5 family transposase (programmed frameshift), which translates to MRKGYPSDIKREQFEVIRPMLESARKRTAPRKVELYEVFCAVLYLLRTGCQWRALPSDFPKWRTVHSYWAIWSEPREEGSLLEQALKKNQVGAAREKLGRNACSAFLIVDAQSVKNTDTAGLKGYDAGKKVCGIKRHIAVDTQGLPHAIAVTTAEVTDRKGALQALQRCKRTLGRVQGVLCDSGYVGQPFAQGVQEILGEHVTVQIAKRSEMHSFKVMPKRWVVERSFAWLEKNRRLWKNCERWLNTSLQFVHLAFLGLLLRRL; encoded by the exons ATGAGAAAAGGCTACCCCAGCGATATCAAGCGCGAGCAGTTCGAAGTGATCCGGCCAATGCTGGAGAGTGCGCGCAAAAGGACGGCCCCACGCAAGGTGGAGCTTTACGAGGTGTTCTGCGCCGTGCTGTATCTGCTGCGCACGGGCTGCCAGTGGCGAGCGCTGCCCAGCGACTTTCCCAAGTGGCGCACGGTGCATTCGTACTGGGCGATCTGGAGCGAGCCCCGCGAGGAAGGCAGCCTGCTGGAGCAGGCTTTAAA AAAAAATCAGGTTGGCGCGGCCCGCGAGAAACTGGGGCGCAACGCATGCAGCGCGTTCTTGATTGTGGACGCGCAGAGCGTGAAGAACACGGACACGGCGGGGCTGAAGGGCTATGACGCGGGCAAGAAGGTCTGTGGGATCAAGCGCCACATTGCGGTGGACACGCAGGGGCTGCCACATGCCATTGCGGTGACCACGGCCGAGGTAACGGACCGCAAAGGTGCCCTGCAGGCCCTGCAGCGCTGTAAGCGGACGTTGGGGCGAGTGCAAGGCGTGCTGTGCGACAGCGGCTACGTGGGCCAGCCCTTTGCGCAGGGCGTACAAGAGATTCTGGGCGAGCACGTGACGGTGCAAATCGCCAAGAGGAGCGAGATGCACAGCTTTAAGGTCATGCCCAAGCGCTGGGTAGTGGAGCGCAGCTTCGCCTGGCTGGAGAAGAACAGAAGGTTATGGAAAAACTGCGAGCGTTGGCTCAACACCAGCTTGCAGTTCGTCCATCTGGCGTTCTTGGGGCTCTTGCTCAGGAGACTTTGA
- a CDS encoding GNAT family N-acetyltransferase, whose product MTDTARVHAPDSFTIRRLGSEEATVRIDALADVLMDCVAGGASVSFMWPLPRDKALGFWRGVAGSVARNERVLLAAEDAAGTIVGTVQLITDMPDNQPHRGEVAKMLVHRSARRQGLALRFLAAVDDAARDAKKSLLVLDTSTGSDAERLYERAGWLRVGVVPNFARMPDGPLCGTTFFYRVL is encoded by the coding sequence ATGACCGATACAGCCCGTGTTCACGCCCCAGACTCCTTCACCATCCGCCGCCTGGGCAGTGAAGAGGCAACCGTCCGCATCGATGCTCTGGCCGATGTGCTGATGGACTGCGTGGCCGGCGGTGCCTCGGTCAGCTTCATGTGGCCGCTGCCCCGTGATAAAGCACTAGGTTTCTGGCGTGGCGTCGCCGGCAGCGTGGCCCGTAATGAACGGGTGTTGCTGGCCGCGGAGGATGCTGCGGGCACCATCGTGGGCACGGTGCAGCTCATCACCGACATGCCTGACAACCAGCCCCACCGGGGCGAAGTCGCAAAAATGTTGGTTCACCGCAGTGCTCGCCGCCAGGGCTTGGCTCTGCGCTTTCTGGCCGCAGTGGACGACGCCGCACGCGATGCAAAGAAGAGTCTGCTTGTCCTCGACACTTCTACGGGGAGCGATGCAGAGCGGCTGTACGAACGCGCGGGCTGGCTGCGTGTGGGTGTAGTACCCAACTTCGCACGCATGCCAGACGGCCCCCTCTGCGGCACGACGTTCTTTTACAGAGTTCTCTGA